The Methanomassiliicoccales archaeon DNA segment GCCGATATGCTGTTCTTCGGAACCCGCATCACGTCCTCCACCGAGTCCACGATTATTCCGATCTGGTTGTCGCCCACCTCGGCCACGATGATGCGTGACTGGGCGGTCCTTCCGCCGACGCCGTCATCGATGTTGAACCGCTTGCGGAGGTCGATCACCGTGGTGATCTGCCCCCTCAGGTTCATGACGCCCTCGATATAGTCCGGCATCTTCGGGATCTTGGTTATGTCCTGGACCTTGCCGATCTCTCTTACCTGATTGACGCTCACCGCGAAAGTGCTCTTCCCCAACTGGAAAGACACGATCTGTTCCTCATCGCCCGTGAGCTCGACCTTCTCTCTTCTCCTGCGCATATTGACACCTCAGTTCTCTGCCTCGATCCCTCTCTTTCGGAGGGCTTCCTTGACCTTGGTCGGCATCCTCGCCTCGTCCGCTCTCT contains these protein-coding regions:
- a CDS encoding chemotaxis protein CheW, giving the protein MRRRREKVELTGDEEQIVSFQLGKSTFAVSVNQVREIGKVQDITKIPKMPDYIEGVMNLRGQITTVIDLRKRFNIDDGVGGRTAQSRIIVAEVGDNQIGIIVDSVEDVMRVPKNSISAPPKTLASAMDAELLTGICKLQDKLIMLLDLNKIMLSKEEMENVYKIKDEKKGEISV